The following proteins are co-located in the Solanum pennellii chromosome 1, SPENNV200 genome:
- the LOC107008245 gene encoding serine/threonine-protein kinase-like protein At3g51990: MVQFSGHWATHFHHYNRKTSLFFITNLQYPETKKLKELSFLFLICQYLYVKTHIKLASVQKREKKNRNFMGYLSCKAESSISISNSQSCTATPKKTHNQEKEKPIKIQEFNYRDLEAATNGFSDQKLLGRGSHGLVYKGMLRNGRLVAVKRSSRIAPRIRNTSTSGQENCNEVENEIDILSKLQSPRLVNLVGFSIDSHDTLLVVEFMSNGTLYDVLHSNSRPLSWGRRMKLALQTAKAVDILHSLSPPVIHRDIKSANVLIDRNFNARLGDFGLALRCHLDDFRLRSTPPAGTMGYLDPCYVTPDNLSTKTDVFSFGILLLEIISGRKAIDVAYSPPSIVDWAIPLIKRGKLLAVYDPRIPPPKDPSLRKQLAVVAAKCVRPCRERRPTMKEVAECLSGLSKLVPLNSWNGFTNPCLMVETVGRPVESRTSQLNLRGKGSKQRDWDGGDARLATPLRNSPRVYSDLGLRSNLMDLMAGNEGQSEFCGEGDGVETKSKSISRALSCRYVSGSVVGRRNNESLVHSNGRGGTSRFRRNNSVGEHSDRD; this comes from the coding sequence ATGGTGCAATTCAGTGGACATTGGGCAACCCATTTTCACCATTATAATCGCAAAACCTCTCTCTTCTTCATCACCAATCTGCAATACCCAGAAACCAAAAAGCTAAAAGAACTAtcttttttgttcttgattTGCCAGTATTTATATGTGAAAACACACATAAAGCTTGCGAGTGTacagaaaagagaaaaaaaaaatcgaaactTTATGGGTTATCTATCATGTAAAGCTGAATCTTCTATATCAATTTCCAATTCTCAGAGTTGTACGGCCACTCCGAAGAAAACCCATAATCAAGAAAAGGAGAAACCCATCAAAATCCAGGAGTTTAACTACAGAGATCTTGAAGCAGCCACTAATGGTTTCTCTGACCAAAAGCTTCTTGGTAGGGGTAGCCATGGACTTGTATATAAAGGGATGCTTCGTAATGGGCGTCTTGTAGCTGTCAAGAGGTCTTCAAGAATTGCCCCAAGAATTAGAAACACCTCGACATCTGGGCAGGAGAATTGTAATGAGGTAGAGAATGAAATTGATATTCTTTCGAAATTGCAGAGCCCAAGGTTGGTTAATCTTGTTGGTTTTTCTATTGATTCTCATGACACCCTTTTGGTTGTTGAGTTTATGTCTAATGGTACCCTTTATGATGTACTGCATTCCAATTCTCGTCCACTAAGTTGGGGGAGAAGGATGAAATTGGCTTTACAAACTGCTAAGGCTGTTGATATTCTCCATTCTTTGAGTCCTCCTGTAATTCATCGTGATATTAAGTCTGCTAATGTGTTGATAGACAGGAATTTTAATGCCCGTTTGGGTGATTTTGGTTTAGCATTAAGGTGTCATCTTGATGATTTTAGGTTGAGGTCTACTCCTCCTGCTGGTACAATGGGTTATCTTGATCCATGTTATGTGACCCCTGATAATTTGAGCACCAAGACTGATGTCTTTAGTTTTGGGATTTTGTTGTTGGAGATTATTAGTGGGAGGAAAGCTATCGATGTGGCGTATTCGCCCCCCTCTATTGTGGATTGGGCTATTCCATTGATAAAGAGAGGGAAGCTCTTGGCTGTATACGATCCAAGGATTCCACCTCCCAAGGATCCTAGTTTAAGAAAGCAATTGGCAGTTGTGGCTGCAAAATGTGTGAGGCCGTGTAGGGAGAGGAGGCCAACAATGAAGGAGGTGGCTGAATGTTTGAGTGGGTTGAGTAAGTTGGTACCTCTAAATTCTTGGAATGGTTTTACCAATCCTTGTTTGATGGTTGAGACCGTGGGCCGACCTGTGGAGTCGAGAACCAGCCAGTTGAACTTGAGGGGAAAAGGTAGTAAACAAAGAGATTGGGATGGTGGAGATGCTAGACTTGCAACGCCACTAAGGAATTCGCCGAGAGTTTACTCTGACTTGGGGTTGCGCAGCAATTTGATGGATTTAATGGCTGGAAATGAGGGGCAGTCTGAATTTTGTGGAGAGGGTGATGGGGTTGAAACTAAGTCAAAATCTATCAGTAGAGCTTTGAGCTGCAGATATGTAAGCGGATCAGTTGTTGGTAGAAGAAACAATGAATCTTTAGTTCACAGCAATGGTAGAGGAGGTACATCCCGTTTTAGAAGAAACAATTCAGTTGGTGAGCATTCAGATAGGGATTGA
- the LOC107032673 gene encoding putative disease resistance protein RGA3, producing MAEALLSALMEVLFQKIASQIFQKIGILGSTKKEMLNLQSTLSTIQAVLQDAEERQMKEKALKNWLMKLKDIVYEADDLLDEYMTELLRHKVVLDDRGTRYCVFHAVNSLYLNGSLIFLGYSMKLKLKEVVEKLELVANERAKFHFRDVVYEKGFSCERPQSDSYVIESKILGRNKDKKNIIKLLIGSDVSVVSITGIGGIGKTTVAKLVYNDAVVESSFDTRIWVCVSEGFNVKRLLKAIIESGTGSSCNLVEMDVIQRRVQELILGKKFLLVLDDVWDDDHEKYERLKNLVHSGLDGSKLLVTTRNEKVALLMGTTNPYRLEGLSDGDCWSLFQELAYKNRQKELLALEEVGKEIAKKCRGVPLAAKALGSLMCLKNQKSEWSFIRDCAMWDLMEHEDGAGILSALRLSYEYLPTHLKQCFAYCSIFPKGYRINKNTLIHLWMAEGFVPSSESIPPEEVGNGYFNELLWRSFFQNVRRDFDGNIVECDMHDLVHDLAKSVGGVDCFTAELGKEVIIPVATRHLSMFGNEVVPKNPGMLKSAQKLRSFLLLDGQRNITKLSKSFFLSFRSIRALDCSSTRIKKLSNSIGTLLHLRYLNLSHTLLRTLPKSICCLLNLEALMLKHCNHLIELPAEIRKLVNLRHLDIYGCTSLTMLPGGIGQMRSLQTLPVYIVSDAAASDISELQRLDLHGELMIKNLENLSNEICAKNANLKGKRHIRFLKLRWAQVEEMETRENVERVVEGLQPNSDLRKLHLEGYIGANFPSWLMTTYLVNIVELSLLKCHRCVELPQLEKLPFLEVLTVDGMDSAMYFCGSSGVKDSATHFASLKQLTLRNMPSLLGWSVNEDHGVLPRLKKLTCEACPHLNNLPYLPSLNSLELSDCSNELLAETAANITSLTHLMISGFFELILLPEGLLKNNKSLLSVEIRECPEIQSLSSELKVLPCIESLSVSNCKNLSSVLDSCGLGTLKSLSIHGCHNISLEKGLQSLQFLQYASLSDCGNLTTLPMPMKHLTSLQTLHIWSCSEMYMLPEWLGDLSSLRELELWYCGKLSSLPESVKKLTKLQFLSIWGCPNLGSRCRKDVGEDWHKIKHVPFIKINGPYIQAMTGYP from the exons ATGGCTGAAGCATTACTTTCTGCTTTAATGGAAGTTCTCTTCCAAAAGATAGCTTcccaaattttccaaaaaattggAATACTAGGAAGTACAAAGAAAGAGATGCTGAATCTGCAGAGCACATTATCAACAATTCAAGCTGTTTTACAAGATGCTGAGGAAAggcaaatgaaagaaaaagctTTGAAGAACTGGCTGATGAAGCTGAAAGACATAGTCTATGAAGCGGATGATTTGTTGGATGAATATATGACTGAATTGCTTCGTCATAAGGTAGTTCTTGATGACAGGGGAACTCGTTATTGTGTTTTCCATGCTgttaattctctttatttgaatggttcattaatttttttgggttatAGTATGAAGTTGAAACTGAAAGAAGTTGTCGAAAAGTTAGAACTGGTAGCGAATGAGAGAGCCAAATTTCATTTTAGGGATGTTGTTTATGAAAAAGGGTTTTCTTGTGAAAGACCACAATCGGATTCTTATGTAATTGAATCGAAGATTTTAGGGAGAAATAAGGATAAAAAGAATATAATCAAGTTACTTATAGGATCAGATGTGTCAGTTGTGAGTATTACTGGAATTGGAGGAATTGGGAAGACAACAGTTGCGAAATTGGTTTATAATGATGCTGTTGTGGAGAGTAGTTTTGATACGAGAATATGGGTTTGTGTCTCAGAAGGATTTAATGTGAAAAGACTTCTAAAAGCAATCATAGAATCTGGCACTGGTAGTAGTTGTAACCTTGTAGAGATGGATGTGATCCAGCGGCGTGTCCAGGAGTTGATATTGGGCAAGAAATTTTTGCTTGTCCTAGATGATGTATGGGATGATGATCACGAGAAATATGAGAGATTGAAGAACTTAGTTCACAGTGGTTTGGATGGGAGTAAACTCCTAGTGACTACTCGCAATGAGAAGGTTGCATTATTGATGGGCACAACAAATCCATACCGTTTGGAAGGCCTTTCAGATGGTGATTGCTGGTCCTTGTTTCAGGAGCTTGCATATAAGAATAGGCAAAAAGAACTATTAGCTCTTGAGGAGGTTGGGAAAGAAATTGCAAAGAAATGTAGGGGAGTTCCTTTAGCAGCAAAGGCCCTTGGAAGTTTGATGTGCTTAAAGAATCAGAAATCTGAGTGGTCCTTCATCCGAGATTGTGCAATGTGGGATCTTATGGAACATGAAGATGGAGCTGGTATTCTTTCGGCCCTAAGATTAAGTTATGAATACCTGCCAACACATTTGAAACAATGTTTTGCATATTGTTCTATATTTCCCAAGGGATATCGGATAAATAAGAACACCTTGATACACCTATGGATGGCAGAAGGATTTGTTCCGTCCTCTGAAAGCATACCACCGGAAGAAGTTGGGAATGGTTATTTCAATGAGTTGTTGTGGCGCTCCTTCTTCCAAAATGTGAGAAGAGATTTTGATGGGAATATAGTCGAGTGTGACATGCATGATCTTGTTCATGATCTTGCCAAATCTGTAGGCGGTGTTGATTGTTTTACAGCAGAACTTGGCAAGGAGGTTATCATTCCTGTGGCGACACGCCACTTATCAATGTTTGGCAATGAGGTGGTACCTAAAAATCCCGGCATGTTGAAGAGTGCTCAAAAGCTGCGATCATTTCTTCTATTGGATGGGCAAAGAAATATCACAAAACTTTCCAAGAGTTTCTTTTTGAGCTTTAGATCTATTCGGGCTTTAGATTGCAGCAGTACTCGCATAAAGAAGTTGTCGAATTCAATTGGTACTTTATTACATCTGCGGTACCTCAATCTTTCACATACTCTGCTGAGAACATTGCCTAAGTCTATCTGTTGCCTCCTTAATCTTGAAGCTTTAATGCTTAAGCATTGCAACCATCTGATAGAACTTCCGGCAGAAATTAGAAAGTTGGTGAACCTTAGACATCTGGATATATATGGATGCACATCCTTAACCATGTTACCTGGTGGCATTGGACAGATGAGATCCCTTCAAACTTTGCCAGTTTACATTGTTAGCGATGCTGCTGCTAGTGACATCTCAGAATTGCAGAGACTTGATCTTCATGGTGAATTAATGATCAAGAACCTTGAGAACTTGTCCAATGAAATATGCGCCAAAAATGCAAACTTGAAAGGTAAGAGGCACATCCGATTTCTAAAATTAAGATGGGCACAAGTTGAAGAAATGGAGACAAGGGAAAATGTTGAGCGAGTTGTTGAAGGCCTTCAACCAAATTCTGATTTGAGGAAGTTACACTTGGAGGGTTATATTGGTGCAAATTTCCCCAGTTGGTTGATGACTACATACTTGGTAAACATTGTGGAACTCTCACTTCTCAAATGTCACAGGTGCGTGGAACTGCCTCAACTAGAGAAACTGCCTTTTCTTGAAGTTCTCACTGTTGATGGAATGGATTCTGCAATGTATTTCTGTGGTAGTTCTGGTGTAAAGGATTCAGCTACACATTTTGCATCACTGAAGCAACTGACCCTCAGGAATATGCCCTCTCTACTGGGATGGTCAGTTAATGAAGATCATGGTGTTCTTCCTCGTCTGAAGAAACTTACGTGTGAGGCATGTCCCCATTTGAATAACCTGCCATATCTACCCTCTCTCAACTCATTAGAATTGTCTGATTGTAGCAATGAATTACTAGCAGAGACAGCAGCCAACATTACCTCCCTTACTCATCTTATGATCAGTGGATTTTTTGAACTTATACTCTTACCTGAAGGGTTGctgaaaaacaataaaagtcTGCTGTCTGTAGAAATTAGAGAGTGTCCAGAGATTCAAAGTCTTTCGAGTGAGCTGAAAGTTCTTCCTTGTATCGAGTCATTAAGCGTCAGTAACTGTAAGAATCTCAGTTCTGTGCTCGATTCCTGTGGACTTGGGACTTTGAAGTCCTTGTCCATTCATGGTTGCCATAACATTAGCCTGGAAAAAGGATTACAAAGCTTACAGTTTCTTCAATATGCATCACTCTCTGACTGTGGAAACTTGACAACCTTGCCGATGCCCATGAAACACCTTACGTCTCTTCAAACTCTGCATATATGGAGCTGTTCTGAGATGTATATGCTTCCAGAATGGCTAGGAGACCTCAGTTCCCTTAGAGAATTGGAGCTGTGGTACTGCGGAAAATTAAGTTCTCTACCAGAATCAGTGAAAAAGCTAACTAAGCTTCAGTTTCTGTCTATATGGGGCTGTCCAAATTTGGGATCAAGATGTAGAAAGGATGTCGGAGAAGATTGGCACAAGATAAAACACGTTCCATTCATCAAGATTAATGGTCCATACATCCAAGCTATGACAG GTTATCCTTGA
- the LOC107007894 gene encoding T-complex protein 1 subunit theta — MQPYGIQSMLKEGHKHLSGLDEAVLKNIDACKQLSTITRTSLGPNGMNKMVINHLDKLFVTNDAATIVNELEVQHPAAKILVLAGKAQQEEIGDGANLTVSFAGELLQNAEELIRMGLHPSEIIIGYNKAINKTIELLDELVEAGSENMNVKDTNEVISRMKSAVASKQFGLEDVLCPLVAEACIQVCPKNPANFNVDNVRVAKLLGGGLHNSTIVRGMVLKSDAVGSIKRIEKAKVAVFVQGVDTSATETKGTVLIHSAEQLENYAKTEEAKVEELIKSVADSGAKVIVSGAAVGEMALHFCERYKLMVLKISSKFELRRFCRTTGAVALLKLSQPNPDDLGHVDSVSVEEIGGVRVTVVRNEDGGNSVSTVVLRGSTDSILDDLERAVDDGVNTYKAMCRDSRIVPGAAATEIELARKLKEFSFKEMGLDQYAIAKFAESFEMVPKTLAENAGLNAMEIISSLYAEHASGNVKVGLNLEKGACEDISGLSIWDLYVTKFFALKYAADAVCTVLRVDQIIMSKPAGGPGRREQPAGMDED, encoded by the exons ATGCAGCCCTATGGAATTCAATCAATGCTGAAAGAAGGGCACAAGCATCTTTCAGGTCTCGATGAAGCTGTGCTAAAAAACATCGATGCTTGTAAACAGCTCTCCACCATTACTCGAACTTCTCTTGGACCCAATG GCATGAATAAGATGGTTATCAATCATCTGGACAAGCTTTTTGTCACGAATGATGCTGCCACTATTGTGAATGAGCTTGAGGTCCAGCACCCTGCTGCAAAGATATTGGTTTTGGCCGGAAAGGCACAGCAAGAGGAGATTGGTGATGGAGCTAATTTGACTGTTTCATTTGCGGGGGAGCTCCTCCAAAATGCTGAGGAGCTCATCAGGATGGGGTTGCACCCTAGTGAAATTATCATCGGGTACAATAAGGCAATAAATAAG ACAATTGAATTATTGGATGAGCTAGTTGAGGCAGGTTCCGAGAATATGAATGTCAAAGACACGAATGAAGTTATTTCACGGATGAAATCTGCAGTTGCTAGCAAACAATTTGGACTAGAGGATGTCCTGTGTCCCCTTGTTGCTGAG GCTTGCATTCAAGTGTGCCCTAAAAACCCAGCGAACTTCAATGTGGATAATGTACGAGTCGCAAAGCTATTGGGTGGGGGTTTGCATAATTCCACCATAGTTAGAGGTATGGTGTTGAAAAGTGATGCTGTTGGGAGCATAAAGAGGATAGAGAAGGCAAAG GTCGCTGTTTTTGTTCAAGGTGTTGATACATCTGCAACCGAAACAAAAGGAACAGTTCTTATTCATAGTGCTGAGCAG CTTGAAAACTATGCAAAGACTGAGGAGGCTAAGGTGGAGGAACTTATTAAATCAGTTGCTGATTCAGGTGCCAAGGTCATTGTCAGTGGAGCAGCGGTGGGAGAGATGGCTCTTCATTTCTGTGAGCGTTACAA ACTTATGGTATTGAAAATCAGCTCCAAGTTTGAACTCCGCCGTTTTTGCCGTACCACTGGGGCTGTTGCACTT TTAAAGCTTAGCCAGCCAAATCCAGATGACCTTGGCCATGTGGATTCTGTTTCAGTGGAGGAAATTGGCGGTGTCAGG GTTACAGTTGTGAGAAATGAAGATGGTGGAAATTCTGTCTCCACTGTTGTTCTGCGGGGAAGCACTGATAGTATCTTGGACGACCTTGAAAGAGCCGTTGATGATGGTGTAAATACCTATAAg GCAATGTGCAGGGATAGTCGGATCGTACCTGGAGCTGCAGCTACTGAAATTGAGCTGGCCAGAAAGCTGAAAGAATTCTCTTTCAAAGAGATGGG GTTGGATCAATATGCAATAGCTAAGTTTGCTGAAAGTTTTGAGATGGTTCCTAAAACGCTAGCTGAGAATGCTGGCCTCAATGCGATGGAGATCATATCATCCTTGTATGCTGAACATGCATCTGGAAATGTCAAAGTGGGCCTTAACTTGGAGAAAGGTGCCTGTGAGGATATCTCTGGCTTGAGTATATGGGACCTCTATGTTACCAA